In Parasteatoda tepidariorum isolate YZ-2023 chromosome 2, CAS_Ptep_4.0, whole genome shotgun sequence, one DNA window encodes the following:
- the LOC107438106 gene encoding unconventional myosin-XV has protein sequence MKRTSTEEKGALAWAGCRKGNSTFFISSDTPELEKGIRNGSNKPAGASAERHSFLQYAMLHFRDNPIRENHSVTYGGSMRGTVKILGYLTGRRAKKSHLNDWTWKELTDKVKYSPFPIVTSLLKLENDYLNRLAVDTFTAIMRYMGDLPLGLLQKEVECVYTILVICHHHSPIRDEVYCQLMKQTTNNKSLNPESQIRGWRLLAFIAAFFKCTDSLMPYLMKYFDTAANDTRRAEQATAELCLHNLRQTIKCGGRRNVPTDAEVDGITEGKLSKLQAYYLPGGLQLSLLTTSSTVVDDIIKSICSEMGIANETEFREFSLYCIVEGDQYTMPLENDEYILDLVAELQRNENTFYLVFCRSVWNFELRLDSELYIEIIFHQIVPDYLEGFLLVMTCHSLSEKTMEILLKIALLLHRSKGNENEPSMTEIEHLLPKPALNICMQKEYLWKSTIPNLWESMIPLNKTEAKAQCLEILQRWSLFGSCFFGIKMLEEDIEEEYILAINKMGVNVLHMETHETQWRFNFAAVYAPYNVVDLNGTTYADVMFGDRNIKKTVRLQVDHAHEVTRLIQQYQLIQEMKEEKENEEINFPAVMIKV, from the exons atgaaaagaacATCAACAGAAGAAAAGGGGGCGTTGGCTTGGGCAGGATGCAGGAAG GGAAACTCTACTTTTTTCATATCAAGTGATACCCCGGAATTGGAGAAAGGTATCCGGAATGGGAGCAACAAACCTGCTGGAGCTTCAGCTGAGAGACATTCTTTTCTGCAATATGCAATGCTTCATTTCAGAGACAATCCAATCAG GGAGAATCATAGCGTTACTTATGGCGGATCCATGAGAGGCACTGTCAAAATTCTAGGCTATCTGACGGGAAGACGAGCAAAGAAGTCACATCTCAATGATTGGACATGGAAAGAGCTCACGGATAAAGTTAAATACTCACCA tTTCCAATTGTAACATCACTATTAAAGCTGGAAAATGACTACTTAAATAGATTAGCAGTTGATACATTTACAG CTATTATGAGATATATGGGAGATTTACCATTAGGCTTACTTCAGAAAGAAGTAGAATGTGTATATACTATACTAGTG atttgTCATCATCATTCTCCAATCAGAGATGAAGTTTATTGTCAATTAATGAAACAaactacaaataataaaagtttaaatcc AGAGAGTCAAATTCGTGGTTGGAGACTTCTGGCATTTATTGCAGCATTCTTCAAGTGTACAGACAGCTTAATgccttatttaatgaaatattttgatacagCAGCTAACGACACAAGAAGAGCAGAGCAAG CAACTGCTGAACTATGCTTACATAACTTGAGGCAGACCATTAAATGTGGGGGAAGACGCAATGTTCCAACCGATGCAGAAGTGGATGGAATCACT GAAGGAAAACTAAGTAAGCTACAAGCCTATTATTTACCAGGTGGGCTGCAGTTATCGTTATTGACAACATCATCAACTGTTGTAGACgacataataaaatcaatttgttcAGAAATGGGAATAGCAAATGAAACAGAATTCAGAGAATTTTCACTCTATTGCATAGTTGAAGGAG ATCAATATACAATGCCACTTGAGAATGACGAGTACATTTTAGACCTAGTAGCTGAACTTCAAAGAAACGAAAACACCTTTTATTTAGTGTTTTGTCGATCAGTGTGGAATTTTGAGCTACGTTTAGACTCTGAACTTTATATAGAGattatatttcatcaaattGTACCTGACTACTTGGAAGGATTTCTACTGGTCATGACATGCCATTCTCTATCAGAAAAAACAATG GAGATATTGCTCAAAATTGCCTTACTGTTGCACAGATCGAAAGGAAATGAGAATGAACCAAGCAT GACAGAAATAGAACATCTACTGCCAAAGCCTGCTTTAAATATATGCatgcaaaaagaatatttgTGGAAAAGCACAATTCCCAATTTATGGGAGAGTATGATTCCATTGAATAAAACTGAAGCAAAGGCTCAATGCTTGG aaatactACAAAGATGGTCCCTATTTGGTTCTTGCTTTTTTGGAATAAag ATGTTGGAGGAAGATATAGAAGAGGAATATAttcttgcaataaataaaatgggaGTAAATGTTTTGCACATGGAGACACAT GAAACACAATGGAGGTTTAATTTTGCTGCAGTCTATGCACCTTATAACGTAGTAGATTTGAATGGCACAACCTATGCAGATGTTATGTTTGGAGACAGGAATATAAAGAAAACTGTCCGTCTACAAGTTGATCAT gcaCATGAGGTGACAAGGTTGATTCAGCAGTATCAACTAATTCaagaaatgaaagaagaaaaagaaaatgaagagaTAAACTTCCCTGCAGTTAtgattaaagtttaa